From a single Streptomyces liliifuscus genomic region:
- a CDS encoding MFS transporter, with protein sequence MPLALLALAVGAFGIGTTEFVMMGLLPDVADDLGISIPTAGHLVSAYAIGVVVGAPLLAAVTARMSRRKVLIGLMVLFVVGNTLSAFAPDHHSLLAARFLSGLPHGAFFGVGAVVATGMVAPERKARAVSLMFLGLTVANIAGVPAATLVGQNFGWRATFLGVSVIGLVAIASLALVLPRDESHAPAVGLRGELAALKSLPVWLALGTTVAGFGALFSAYSYITPMLTDSAGYADSSVTLLLALFGVGATIGNLVGGRLADRSMRGTLFGGLVALVAVLALFPVLMGAAWSAALAVVLLGVAAFVTSSPLLLMVMEKASSAPSLASSANQAAFNLANAGGAWIGGLTLAAGFGTTSPALAGAALAVLGLGVAVVAYVVDRRRGTVSVGRVVAGGVPRHVETPAHR encoded by the coding sequence ATGCCCCTGGCCCTGCTCGCCCTAGCCGTGGGCGCCTTCGGCATCGGCACCACCGAGTTCGTGATGATGGGGCTGCTGCCCGATGTCGCGGACGACCTGGGTATCTCGATCCCCACCGCGGGACACCTGGTCTCGGCGTACGCGATCGGTGTCGTCGTCGGCGCCCCGCTGCTCGCCGCGGTGACCGCCCGAATGTCCCGCCGCAAGGTCCTGATCGGCCTCATGGTGCTGTTCGTCGTGGGCAACACGCTCTCGGCCTTCGCGCCCGACCATCACTCCCTGCTTGCCGCCCGGTTCCTCAGTGGTCTGCCGCACGGCGCGTTCTTCGGTGTCGGGGCCGTTGTCGCCACCGGGATGGTCGCCCCTGAGCGCAAGGCTCGTGCGGTCTCTCTGATGTTCCTCGGTCTGACCGTCGCGAACATCGCGGGTGTGCCTGCCGCGACGCTCGTGGGGCAGAACTTTGGCTGGCGTGCCACGTTCCTGGGTGTCAGTGTGATCGGCCTTGTGGCCATTGCGTCCTTGGCGCTGGTGTTGCCGCGTGACGAGTCTCATGCCCCTGCGGTTGGGCTGCGGGGGGAGTTGGCCGCGCTCAAGTCGTTGCCGGTGTGGCTGGCTCTTGGTACGACCGTTGCGGGCTTCGGTGCGCTTTTCTCGGCGTACAGCTACATCACGCCGATGCTTACGGACTCCGCCGGGTATGCCGACTCCAGTGTGACTCTGCTGCTTGCGCTGTTCGGGGTGGGCGCGACCATCGGGAACCTGGTGGGTGGTCGGCTGGCTGATCGGTCCATGCGGGGGACGTTGTTCGGTGGGCTGGTCGCCCTCGTGGCGGTGCTGGCGCTCTTTCCGGTCCTCATGGGCGCGGCGTGGAGTGCGGCCCTGGCTGTGGTCCTGCTCGGAGTTGCTGCGTTCGTCACCAGTTCACCGCTTCTGCTGATGGTCATGGAGAAGGCGTCGTCGGCGCCGTCGTTGGCCTCGTCCGCGAATCAGGCCGCGTTCAACCTTGCCAATGCGGGTGGTGCGTGGATCGGCGGGCTCACGTTGGCGGCGGGCTTCGGTACGACGTCGCCTGCGCTGGCGGGTGCGGCTCTGGCGGTGCTGGGTCTGGGTGTGGCGGTGGTCGCGTATGTGGTGGACCGGCGCCGGGGCACGGTCAGTGTTGGACGTGTCGTCGCTGGGGGCGTTCCGCGGCATGTGGAGACGCCCGCCCATCGGTGA
- a CDS encoding TetR/AcrR family transcriptional regulator — MGGAEQEAGAAGGSGPARGRPRSEAVEHAIVEGVMKLLEDGVPLADISIERVARIAGVGKATIYRRWSGREELFCDVLRTAEPPDPELPGVSMREDLVILLESLRQRGLANRSSAIMHNVHAQMKSSPKLWKVYHSAVIEPRRRMTFDVLRRGQLNGELRADVDVELANDLFVGPMLVRAVLRPDAGLEEGLPERIVDTVLAGLGVARR; from the coding sequence GTGGGCGGCGCGGAGCAGGAGGCGGGGGCGGCCGGCGGGAGCGGACCCGCCAGAGGGCGCCCGCGCAGCGAGGCCGTCGAGCACGCGATCGTCGAGGGCGTCATGAAGCTGCTGGAGGACGGCGTCCCGCTCGCGGACATCTCCATCGAGCGGGTCGCCCGTATCGCCGGTGTGGGAAAGGCCACCATCTACCGGCGCTGGAGCGGGCGCGAGGAACTCTTCTGCGACGTGCTGCGCACCGCCGAACCGCCCGACCCCGAACTGCCCGGCGTCTCCATGCGCGAGGACCTCGTCATCCTGCTCGAATCACTGCGGCAGCGGGGTCTGGCCAACCGCTCGTCGGCGATCATGCACAACGTCCACGCGCAGATGAAGAGCAGCCCCAAGCTGTGGAAGGTCTACCACTCGGCCGTCATCGAACCGCGCCGGCGCATGACGTTCGACGTGCTGCGCCGCGGTCAACTGAACGGCGAACTCCGTGCGGACGTCGACGTGGAGCTGGCCAACGACCTCTTCGTGGGGCCCATGCTCGTACGCGCCGTCCTGCGACCGGACGCCGGACTGGAGGAGGGGCTGCCCGAGCGGATCGTCGACACGGTGCTGGCGGGGCTGGGGGTCGCGCGACGCTGA
- a CDS encoding MFS transporter — MTTPAVPAPRIPEAVHRRRWAILGVLMLSLLIVVLDNSILNVAIKTISTPAPTGLGATQSELEWAINAYTLVFAGLLFSAGLLGDRLGRKKVLLGGLFVFGVGSALAASSGTPVELISFRAVMGLGAAFVMPATLAVLMNVFERDEQPKAIGIWAGGVGLAIAIGPITGGVLLDHFWWGSVFLINVPIVILALGLMVWLVPDSRDPKPGRIDPVGVVLSVIGLVLLVYGIIKGGQLADFTDPTVLATIGAGLAVLVGFVVFEKRSSHPSIDVTYFKDKVFSAAISAIALVFFALMGVTFFAVFYTQSVRGYSPLQTGLLMLPLAVAQLVFAPRARLVVDRFGNKATTTGGMLLIAAMLAAFAVLEADTPIWILEVIFFLMGTGMAHIMTPTSVVIMQALPREKAGSASALSNTFRQVGGALGIAVLGSVLSAAYRSGIEDKLPAAARHSAGESIEATLGFAAKLGPKGEALVGPANDAFLHAMHVTALCGAGVALVGAVVVGLFLPGRTPAPEEKEAELVGADN, encoded by the coding sequence ATGACAACTCCCGCCGTCCCAGCCCCCCGCATACCGGAAGCCGTGCACCGGCGCCGCTGGGCGATCCTCGGCGTCCTGATGCTGAGCCTGCTGATCGTCGTCCTGGACAACTCGATCCTGAACGTCGCGATCAAGACCATCTCGACGCCCGCCCCGACCGGTCTGGGGGCAACCCAGAGCGAGCTGGAATGGGCCATCAACGCCTACACCCTCGTCTTCGCGGGCCTGCTCTTCTCCGCGGGCCTCCTCGGTGACCGGCTCGGACGCAAGAAGGTCCTGCTCGGCGGGCTCTTCGTCTTCGGTGTCGGCTCGGCGCTCGCGGCCTCCTCCGGGACGCCGGTCGAGCTCATCTCGTTCCGCGCGGTGATGGGCCTCGGCGCCGCCTTTGTGATGCCTGCCACCCTCGCGGTCCTCATGAACGTCTTCGAGCGCGACGAGCAGCCGAAGGCCATCGGTATCTGGGCGGGCGGCGTCGGCCTCGCCATCGCCATCGGCCCCATCACCGGAGGCGTACTCCTCGACCACTTCTGGTGGGGATCCGTCTTCCTGATCAACGTGCCGATCGTGATCCTCGCGCTGGGCCTGATGGTGTGGCTCGTCCCCGACTCCCGCGACCCGAAGCCGGGCCGGATCGACCCGGTGGGTGTGGTGCTGTCCGTCATCGGACTCGTCCTGCTCGTCTACGGCATCATCAAGGGCGGCCAGCTCGCCGACTTCACGGACCCCACGGTCCTCGCGACCATCGGCGCCGGACTCGCCGTACTCGTCGGCTTCGTGGTGTTCGAGAAGCGCAGCAGCCACCCGTCGATCGACGTCACGTACTTCAAGGACAAGGTCTTCTCGGCGGCGATCAGCGCCATCGCGCTCGTGTTCTTCGCGCTGATGGGCGTCACCTTCTTCGCCGTCTTCTACACCCAGAGCGTGCGCGGCTACTCGCCCCTGCAGACCGGCCTGCTGATGCTGCCGCTGGCCGTCGCGCAGCTCGTCTTCGCGCCGCGCGCCCGGCTGGTCGTGGACCGCTTCGGCAACAAGGCCACCACCACCGGCGGCATGCTCCTCATCGCCGCCATGCTGGCCGCGTTCGCCGTGCTGGAGGCGGACACGCCGATCTGGATCCTCGAGGTCATCTTCTTCCTCATGGGCACCGGCATGGCGCACATCATGACGCCCACCAGCGTCGTGATCATGCAGGCCCTGCCCCGCGAGAAGGCGGGCTCCGCCTCCGCGCTCAGCAACACGTTCCGGCAGGTCGGCGGCGCCCTCGGCATCGCCGTACTCGGCTCGGTCCTGTCCGCCGCGTACCGCTCGGGCATCGAGGACAAGCTGCCCGCCGCGGCCCGGCACAGCGCGGGCGAGTCCATCGAGGCGACGCTCGGCTTCGCCGCGAAGCTCGGCCCCAAGGGGGAGGCCCTCGTCGGCCCGGCCAACGACGCCTTCCTGCACGCGATGCATGTCACGGCCCTGTGCGGCGCGGGTGTCGCCCTCGTCGGCGCCGTGGTCGTGGGCCTGTTCCTGCCCGGCCGCACACCGGCCCCGGAGGAGAAGGAGGCCGAACTGGTGGGCGCGGACAACTGA
- a CDS encoding DUF305 domain-containing protein, whose amino-acid sequence MKFAGWISGVAAAVVVAAGAITYAVADGDDSGMKAPAADSADAGFARDMAVHHQQAVEMSYIVRDRTKDEEVRRLAYDIAQTQANQRGMMLGWLDLWELPKVSADEPMSWMDMSGMPSAGDGSLMPGMATTAQMESLGKLDGKAAEIRYLQLMYAHHMGGVHMAKGCVERCKVGVERRLAQGMVQAQESEMRLITDLLKKRGAKPLA is encoded by the coding sequence ATGAAGTTCGCCGGCTGGATCTCCGGGGTCGCCGCGGCCGTCGTCGTGGCGGCCGGGGCGATCACGTACGCGGTCGCCGACGGCGACGACTCCGGCATGAAGGCCCCGGCGGCCGACTCCGCGGACGCCGGCTTCGCGCGTGACATGGCGGTGCACCACCAGCAGGCCGTCGAGATGTCGTACATCGTCCGCGACCGCACCAAGGACGAAGAGGTACGCCGTCTCGCGTACGACATCGCGCAGACGCAGGCCAACCAGCGCGGCATGATGCTCGGCTGGCTGGACCTGTGGGAGCTGCCCAAGGTGTCGGCCGACGAACCCATGTCATGGATGGACATGAGCGGCATGCCGTCCGCCGGGGACGGCTCGCTGATGCCGGGCATGGCGACGACCGCCCAGATGGAGTCGCTGGGCAAGCTCGACGGCAAGGCCGCCGAGATCCGCTATCTGCAACTCATGTACGCCCACCACATGGGCGGGGTGCACATGGCCAAGGGCTGTGTGGAGCGGTGCAAGGTCGGCGTCGAGCGACGGCTCGCGCAGGGAATGGTCCAGGCCCAGGAGTCGGAGATGCGACTCATCACCGACCTGCTGAAGAAGCGCGGCGCGAAGCCGCTCGCCTGA
- a CDS encoding DUF3105 domain-containing protein: protein MGSAKKTESKSRKARIEEMRRAEQARERRSRILTITASVIVVAGLVAGGAYLINSQSDDKDSASGDSKSTSGKFVTGKDGVKTWSTKLTQNHVTKDVKYPMEPPVGGDHNQVWMNCNGDVYTKAIKNVNAVHSLEHGAVWVTYNSKASDADVKALSEKVKKTPYTLMSPVEDQKDPIMLSAWGHQRTVTSASDPAAAKFFETYVQGKQTPEPGAACTNGLSQ from the coding sequence ATGGGTTCCGCCAAGAAGACAGAGTCCAAGTCGCGCAAGGCGCGGATAGAGGAGATGCGGCGTGCCGAGCAGGCACGTGAGCGCCGCAGCCGGATCCTCACGATCACCGCGAGCGTGATCGTCGTCGCCGGTCTCGTCGCCGGCGGCGCGTACCTGATCAACTCGCAGTCCGACGACAAGGACAGCGCGTCGGGCGACTCGAAGTCGACGTCGGGGAAGTTCGTCACGGGCAAGGACGGGGTGAAGACGTGGAGCACCAAGCTCACGCAGAACCACGTCACCAAGGACGTGAAGTACCCGATGGAGCCCCCGGTCGGCGGTGACCACAACCAGGTGTGGATGAACTGCAACGGCGACGTCTACACCAAGGCGATCAAGAACGTGAACGCCGTGCACTCGCTTGAGCACGGCGCGGTCTGGGTGACGTACAACAGCAAGGCGTCGGACGCGGACGTGAAGGCGCTCTCGGAGAAGGTCAAGAAGACCCCGTACACGCTGATGAGCCCGGTCGAGGACCAGAAGGACCCGATCATGCTCTCCGCGTGGGGCCACCAGCGTACGGTGACGAGTGCGAGCGACCCGGCCGCCGCCAAGTTCTTCGAGACGTACGTCCAGGGCAAGCAGACGCCCGAGCCGGGCGCCGCCTGCACCAACGGCCTGTCGCAGTGA
- a CDS encoding RrF2 family transcriptional regulator, producing the protein MRLLRSTDLALRVLMRLAVADGATPTTREVADGMEVPYTHAAKVVAELQHLGLLDARRGRGGGLTLTEKGRTASVGAVVRTFEGEGDVVDCEGSTPCPLNSGCRLRGALRRAQEAFYASLDPLTVTDMVASPTGPLLLDISRAH; encoded by the coding sequence ATGCGGCTGCTGCGATCCACCGACCTGGCTCTGCGCGTCCTGATGCGGCTCGCCGTCGCCGACGGCGCGACGCCCACGACCCGCGAGGTCGCGGACGGCATGGAGGTGCCGTACACGCACGCCGCGAAGGTGGTCGCCGAGCTGCAGCACCTCGGCCTCCTCGACGCCCGCCGGGGCCGGGGCGGCGGCCTCACGCTCACCGAGAAGGGGCGTACGGCCTCGGTCGGCGCGGTCGTACGGACCTTCGAGGGCGAGGGCGACGTCGTCGACTGCGAGGGCTCCACCCCCTGCCCGCTGAACTCCGGATGCCGCCTGCGCGGCGCCCTGCGCCGGGCCCAGGAGGCCTTCTACGCCTCCCTCGACCCGCTGACCGTCACGGACATGGTCGCCTCGCCGACCGGGCCGCTGCTGCTGGACATCTCCCGCGCTCACTGA
- a CDS encoding endonuclease/exonuclease/phosphatase family protein, whose translation MAQAYKTETGSGDQGSDRREPRLRRLLSTLRNDRGIWRRGIVLAAFALVLALVMGLHARIPNTIGNLGSLTETFLPWLAVLIPVLFVLALVRRSATALIAVLLPAVVWLNLFGGLLADRTGSGGNLTVATHNVNAENPDPAGTARDVAASGADVVALEELTASAVPVYEQALDSTYKYHSVQGTVGLWSKYSLSESRPVDIKLGWTRAMRATVTAPEGKLAVYVAHLPSVRVKMEAGFTARQRDKSADALGEAIADEKLPQVALLGDLNGTMNDRALNGVTSQMRSTQGAAGSGFGFSWPASFPMARIDQIMVKGVEPVTSWTLPETGSDHLPIAARVKLSATGS comes from the coding sequence ATGGCGCAGGCGTACAAGACGGAGACGGGCAGCGGTGACCAGGGGTCCGACCGCAGAGAACCCCGGCTTCGGCGCCTGCTCTCCACCCTCCGCAACGACCGGGGCATCTGGCGCCGGGGCATCGTCCTCGCCGCGTTCGCCCTCGTACTCGCCCTGGTCATGGGGCTGCACGCGCGGATCCCGAACACCATCGGCAACCTCGGCAGTCTCACGGAGACGTTCCTGCCCTGGCTGGCCGTCCTCATCCCGGTGCTGTTCGTCCTCGCGCTGGTCCGCAGGTCCGCGACCGCGCTGATCGCCGTACTGCTGCCGGCGGTCGTCTGGCTCAACCTCTTCGGCGGACTGCTCGCCGACCGGACCGGCAGTGGCGGAAATCTCACGGTCGCCACGCACAACGTCAACGCCGAGAATCCGGACCCGGCCGGTACGGCCCGTGACGTGGCCGCGTCCGGCGCCGACGTGGTCGCCCTGGAGGAGCTGACGGCCTCGGCGGTGCCGGTGTACGAGCAGGCGCTGGACTCGACGTACAAGTACCACTCCGTGCAGGGCACGGTCGGCCTGTGGAGCAAGTACTCGCTGAGCGAGTCCCGGCCGGTCGACATCAAGCTCGGCTGGACGCGGGCGATGCGGGCCACCGTCACCGCGCCGGAGGGGAAGCTCGCGGTGTACGTGGCCCATCTCCCCTCCGTGCGGGTCAAGATGGAGGCCGGGTTCACCGCGCGCCAGCGCGACAAGAGCGCCGACGCGCTCGGTGAGGCCATCGCCGACGAGAAGCTTCCGCAGGTCGCTCTGCTCGGTGACCTCAACGGCACGATGAACGACCGCGCGCTGAACGGCGTCACCTCGCAGATGCGCTCCACGCAGGGCGCGGCGGGCAGTGGGTTCGGGTTCAGCTGGCCCGCGTCGTTCCCGATGGCCCGGATCGACCAGATCATGGTCAAGGGCGTCGAGCCGGTCACCTCCTGGACGCTCCCGGAGACGGGCAGTGACCATCTTCCGATCGCTGCCCGCGTGAAGCTTTCGGCAACCGGCTCGTAA
- a CDS encoding alpha/beta fold hydrolase encodes MTFVRVFGVPHHIRVDGTGPVCLLSAGLGMAWFDWDPVVPLLAPYRTVVRFDRPGLGLSGHARAWPTLTGEAERIARVLDAAGTGVPATVVGHSLAGFHCEAFARLFPERTAGLVLVDSSVEEAPRGRRVPEFSDACTRVGGTLLAAAGVPRLLGPFLRRTAVRVGRHSGGDPAPGDLVRRAYSTSRFLHAVVAENARYRDQAVELASLRGRVPLDAPVTVLAAYEGGSRGWLDRQRVLAERLGGTLRVSAPAGHLVMLDRPQDVADAILET; translated from the coding sequence ATGACCTTCGTACGCGTCTTTGGAGTGCCTCACCACATCCGTGTCGACGGCACCGGGCCCGTGTGCCTTCTCAGCGCCGGGCTGGGGATGGCGTGGTTCGACTGGGATCCCGTGGTTCCGCTGCTCGCCCCGTACCGTACGGTCGTCCGCTTTGATCGGCCGGGGCTCGGGCTCAGCGGCCACGCGCGCGCGTGGCCCACGCTCACCGGTGAGGCGGAGCGCATCGCGCGCGTGCTCGACGCGGCCGGGACCGGTGTGCCCGCGACCGTGGTGGGGCACTCGCTCGCCGGGTTCCACTGCGAGGCGTTCGCCCGGCTGTTTCCGGAGCGGACGGCCGGGCTCGTGCTCGTCGACTCCAGCGTCGAGGAGGCGCCCCGGGGCAGGAGGGTCCCCGAGTTCTCGGACGCGTGCACGCGGGTGGGCGGCACGTTGCTGGCCGCCGCGGGTGTTCCGCGCCTCTTGGGGCCCTTCCTGCGGCGCACCGCGGTTCGCGTCGGGCGGCACAGTGGTGGTGATCCGGCCCCGGGCGACCTCGTTCGCCGCGCCTACTCCACCAGCCGTTTTCTGCATGCCGTCGTCGCCGAGAACGCTCGCTATCGGGATCAGGCCGTCGAACTGGCCTCCCTGCGGGGACGGGTTCCGCTCGACGCGCCCGTCACGGTGCTTGCCGCGTACGAAGGTGGTTCGCGGGGGTGGCTCGATCGGCAGCGAGTTCTTGCCGAGCGGCTCGGCGGTACGTTGCGTGTGTCCGCGCCCGCCGGTCATCTCGTGATGCTCGACCGGCCCCAGGACGTCGCGGACGCGATTCTGGAGACATGA
- a CDS encoding DUF998 domain-containing protein: protein MIKLRPTTAVLLALGALTYTAWALEVVLATDLAPAHTYVSELAARNQPHGTLFRTTDLLAGTLAGAAGLLELLRLPSPGRWTRAGWAALVLFGAATAVDSRLPLSCAPTADPVCAAQERAGLLPAAHSAHSVSSTVALCGILVAMLALTLTARRYTPRAPLARSGPALVTLELAATAWTLAAIAALEAGHDGWGLGVAQRLQVGVIAVWLTFLAVSLPRPTTPGVRLRIPDVYDSHRTPSGPGDARP, encoded by the coding sequence ATGATCAAGCTCCGCCCGACCACAGCCGTCCTCCTGGCCCTCGGCGCGCTCACCTACACCGCCTGGGCACTTGAGGTCGTCCTGGCGACAGACCTCGCCCCCGCCCACACCTACGTGAGCGAACTGGCCGCCCGGAACCAGCCCCACGGCACCCTGTTCCGCACGACGGACCTGCTCGCCGGCACCCTGGCAGGGGCCGCAGGCCTGCTGGAGCTGTTACGGCTGCCCTCCCCAGGGCGGTGGACAAGAGCAGGCTGGGCCGCGCTCGTCCTCTTCGGCGCCGCCACAGCCGTGGACTCCCGCCTGCCACTGAGCTGCGCGCCCACGGCTGATCCGGTGTGCGCCGCACAGGAGCGCGCGGGCCTGCTCCCGGCGGCCCATTCCGCGCACTCCGTGAGCAGTACGGTCGCCCTGTGCGGCATCCTCGTCGCCATGCTGGCCCTCACCCTCACCGCCCGCCGGTACACGCCCCGGGCGCCCCTCGCCCGCTCAGGCCCCGCCCTGGTGACGCTCGAACTGGCCGCCACTGCCTGGACGCTGGCCGCCATCGCCGCGCTGGAGGCGGGCCACGACGGCTGGGGCCTGGGCGTCGCCCAGCGCCTTCAGGTGGGCGTCATCGCTGTGTGGCTGACCTTCCTCGCCGTCTCGCTGCCGCGCCCCACGACACCCGGCGTACGGCTTCGGATCCCGGACGTATACGACAGCCACCGCACCCCGTCCGGTCCTGGAGACGCCCGCCCATGA
- a CDS encoding S53 family peptidase yields MRSNRAAVRAGVSMAATLPLLAGALALGIPAAHASTDPDGRDTLQGTKPLWATAQADKGATADASRVSARVYLAGRDAAGLSAYAKAVSDPSSPSYGKYLSARQAEARFGATKAQVAEVTAWLKSAGLTVTDTTRHYLSVTGEVADAEKAFGTQLHNYAKGKKTYRAPAKTASAPAGLNGAVLTVTGLDNAPHKANHSDTLPPPDAVFHNAGPFSSYYGSKTATTLPKAYGTKIPYAVKGYTGKQLRAAYGAGRATGKGVTVAITDAYASPTIAADAATYAAKHGDAAYGGGQLSQVLPTQYTRTEECGAAGWYGEETLDVEAVHAVAPASDIIYVGAESCYDDDLLDSLGKIVDGHLADIVSNSWGDIEANQTPDLAAAYDQVFQLGAIEGIGFYFSSGDNGDEVAHTGTKQVDTPANSAWVTAVGGTSLAVGKGDTYKWETGWGTFRATLSDDGKSWTDFPGAYTSGAGGGTSATVKQPFYQRGVVPSTLSKAHGNQAMRTVPDISAIADPNTGFLVGQTQTFPDGTQKYDEYRIGGTSLASPVIAGIQALAQQQRGGHPIGFANPAIYDRYGSKLYHDVTDRPTGRDLAVARVDFVNSFDASEGLLTSVRSLGKDSSLKAVRGYDDVTGVGSPAPGYVTSYHH; encoded by the coding sequence ATGAGATCCAACCGAGCCGCGGTGCGTGCCGGTGTGAGCATGGCGGCGACACTGCCTCTGCTCGCCGGCGCGCTGGCACTCGGCATACCCGCCGCCCATGCGTCGACCGACCCGGACGGCCGTGACACGCTCCAGGGCACCAAACCGCTGTGGGCCACCGCCCAGGCGGACAAGGGAGCCACGGCGGACGCCTCCCGGGTCTCGGCCCGGGTCTACCTCGCCGGCCGGGACGCGGCGGGCCTGAGCGCCTACGCCAAGGCCGTATCCGACCCGTCGTCGCCCTCGTACGGGAAGTACCTGAGCGCGCGGCAGGCCGAGGCCCGCTTCGGCGCGACCAAGGCCCAAGTGGCCGAGGTGACCGCCTGGTTGAAGTCGGCGGGACTGACCGTCACGGACACCACCCGGCACTACCTCTCGGTGACGGGTGAAGTGGCCGACGCGGAGAAGGCGTTCGGCACCCAGCTGCACAACTACGCCAAGGGCAAGAAGACATACCGGGCACCCGCCAAGACCGCCTCGGCGCCCGCGGGCCTGAACGGCGCGGTCCTCACGGTCACCGGCCTGGACAACGCCCCGCACAAGGCGAACCACTCCGACACGCTGCCGCCGCCGGACGCCGTGTTCCACAACGCCGGGCCGTTCTCCTCGTACTACGGCTCGAAGACCGCGACGACGCTCCCGAAGGCGTACGGCACGAAGATCCCGTACGCCGTGAAGGGCTACACGGGCAAGCAGTTGCGGGCGGCCTACGGGGCGGGCCGGGCGACCGGCAAGGGCGTGACCGTGGCGATCACGGACGCGTACGCCTCGCCGACCATCGCGGCGGACGCGGCCACGTACGCGGCGAAGCACGGCGACGCGGCGTACGGCGGCGGGCAGTTGAGCCAGGTGCTGCCGACCCAGTACACGCGGACCGAGGAGTGCGGCGCGGCGGGCTGGTACGGCGAGGAGACCCTGGACGTCGAGGCCGTGCACGCCGTAGCGCCGGCATCCGACATCATCTATGTGGGCGCCGAGTCCTGCTACGACGACGATCTGCTCGACTCCCTGGGCAAGATCGTCGACGGGCATCTGGCCGACATCGTCTCCAACTCGTGGGGCGACATCGAGGCCAACCAGACGCCGGACCTCGCGGCCGCCTACGACCAGGTCTTCCAGCTGGGCGCGATCGAGGGCATCGGCTTCTACTTCTCGTCCGGCGACAACGGCGACGAGGTCGCGCACACCGGTACGAAGCAGGTCGACACCCCGGCCAACTCGGCGTGGGTGACGGCGGTCGGCGGCACCTCGCTGGCCGTCGGCAAGGGCGACACGTACAAGTGGGAGACCGGCTGGGGCACGTTCAGGGCCACACTGTCGGACGACGGCAAGAGCTGGACGGACTTCCCCGGCGCGTACACCTCCGGCGCGGGCGGCGGCACCAGCGCAACGGTGAAGCAGCCGTTCTACCAGCGAGGCGTGGTCCCATCCACCCTCTCGAAGGCTCACGGCAACCAGGCGATGCGAACGGTGCCGGACATCTCCGCGATCGCCGACCCCAACACCGGGTTCCTGGTCGGCCAGACGCAGACCTTCCCGGACGGAACGCAGAAGTACGACGAGTACCGCATCGGCGGCACCTCGCTCGCCTCGCCGGTCATCGCGGGCATCCAGGCGCTCGCCCAGCAGCAGCGCGGCGGCCACCCGATCGGTTTCGCCAACCCGGCGATCTACGACCGGTACGGCTCGAAGCTCTACCACGACGTCACGGACCGCCCGACGGGCCGAGACCTCGCGGTGGCGCGCGTCGACTTCGTCAACTCGTTCGACGCGTCGGAGGGCCTGCTGACCTCCGTCCGCAGCCTGGGCAAGGACAGCTCGCTGAAGGCAGTGCGCGGCTACGACGACGTCACCGGGGTGGGTTCACCGGCCCCCGGCTATGTGACGTCATACCACCACTGA